One window from the genome of Streptomyces cadmiisoli encodes:
- a CDS encoding ABC transporter substrate-binding protein, whose translation MSVSLPRSAVLGGSLAVVAALALSACGAAPDDASTTADGKSATTATSAADFGGMDKLVEAAKKEGKLNAIALPRDWANYGALIDGFQKKYGIKIEVENPDGSSQDEINAVTSRKGQDRAPDVLDLGSSFAISAAQQDLLAPYKVEAYDDIPAAQKDAQARWYNDYGGYISIGCDAKRVKECPTTFEDLLDPQYKGQVALNGNPTKSGSAFGGVYAASLANGGSFDDIQPGLDFFAELKKNGNYTPVESTPATVEKGETPISIDWDYLNAGYAEQFKSKGVDWKVAVPTDGQFSQYYSQAINKDAPHPAAARLWQEYLYSAEGQNLWLKGYARPALMPAMERAGTLDKTAAALLPEVSGTPAFPSEEQQNKAKTVLAEGWAKAVSG comes from the coding sequence GTGTCCGTGTCCCTGCCGCGATCAGCCGTTCTCGGCGGCTCCCTCGCCGTCGTCGCCGCGCTCGCCCTGAGCGCCTGCGGCGCCGCTCCCGACGACGCGTCCACCACCGCGGACGGCAAGTCCGCCACCACCGCCACCTCCGCCGCCGACTTCGGCGGCATGGACAAGCTGGTCGAAGCCGCCAAGAAGGAGGGAAAGCTCAACGCCATCGCGCTGCCGCGCGACTGGGCCAACTACGGCGCCCTCATCGACGGCTTCCAGAAGAAGTACGGCATCAAGATCGAGGTCGAGAACCCGGACGGCTCCAGCCAGGACGAGATCAACGCCGTCACCTCCCGCAAGGGCCAGGACCGCGCGCCCGACGTCCTCGACCTCGGCTCCTCGTTCGCCATCAGCGCCGCACAGCAGGACCTGCTCGCCCCGTACAAGGTGGAGGCGTACGACGACATCCCCGCGGCGCAGAAGGACGCGCAGGCCCGCTGGTACAACGACTACGGCGGCTACATCTCCATCGGCTGCGACGCGAAGCGCGTCAAGGAGTGCCCGACCACCTTCGAGGACCTCCTCGATCCGCAGTACAAGGGCCAGGTCGCGCTCAACGGCAACCCCACCAAGTCCGGTTCGGCCTTCGGCGGCGTCTACGCGGCCTCCCTGGCCAACGGCGGCTCGTTCGACGACATCCAGCCAGGCCTGGACTTCTTCGCCGAGCTGAAGAAGAACGGCAACTACACCCCCGTCGAGTCCACCCCGGCCACGGTCGAGAAGGGCGAGACGCCGATCAGCATCGACTGGGACTACCTCAACGCCGGCTACGCCGAGCAGTTCAAGTCCAAGGGAGTCGACTGGAAGGTCGCGGTGCCCACCGACGGCCAGTTCTCCCAGTACTACTCGCAGGCCATCAACAAGGACGCCCCGCATCCGGCGGCCGCCCGTCTGTGGCAGGAGTACCTCTACAGCGCCGAGGGCCAGAACCTGTGGCTCAAGGGATACGCGCGGCCCGCGCTGATGCCGGCCATGGAGCGGGCCGGCACCCTCGACAAGACCGCCGCCGCGTTGCTGCCCGAGGTCTCCGGCACCCCCGCCTTCCCGAGCGAGGAGCAGCAGAACAAGGCCAAGACCGTGCTCGCCGAGGGCTGGGCGAAGGCCGTATCCGGATGA